The DNA region aaaaagaacaaaaaaccaAACATGATTTTCTATTTGTTACAGTTTTCTAAATGACATTTAAAGTTTTCTTCAAATCCTCTCTTTTAGTTTGAAATTAATCGACTACGAAGTAAACTAAGCATAATTCTTTATGTTTTAGCTTAATTCGAGTCAATTGTTGAGATGTTCTAACTTAACTAATCGATAAATTGGGCTTGTTTCAACAATGGCGGCCggatattttttttttcaaatttataaataaaaacagGGTTTTTCTTAAAATGCTCATGTATGACATTTATATCTTGAACGAGTATGAGATATAACCCATGGATCCTCCAAACACATGAGAAAActtggaataaattaaaaatactcgTATCCGACACTCATATCCAACATAGTCATGAAGAACGGTGGTCCTGTAAAATGGTCAGTCATAAGAAGCAAATTGATTCAAGCACAGGGTTAAGTAGAAACAACAAAAATTTACTAACATCATAGGTAATTATCAGAAGCATGATGTCCCCACTGCATTCATAATAGCAACTTGCTTGGCTTGAGTTCTCATATGCATAAATTTGAAGTGAAATAATCCAGCTAATCTCactgttaaaaaataaacacaagCTCTTCATGTTAACAATCAAAAAAATGATTTCTAATACCTACTGGTTTATGTTGATTGCTTTTTGACCTTCTATGCTATtctgaaattaaatatatttgtcCCAGGAAGGGTTTAGATTTCATGACATCAGAGACCTCACCAATCACAACGACCGATTTGCGTATGAAGCCCTTGATGATTTACGGCTATACCAAGTAAAAACTTAGAAGTTTACAGCGCTTATTTCAGTCAAAAATCCTCTCCCCCGTTGAGAATAGCAAGAATATGAAAGAGCTAAATACGCAGAGCAATCCCGGGATGACAAAGACTGTTCTCCAGCTTTCTGGACTAGAAAGATCTGAATATTCAGCTTTAGCAGCTTCGAGAAGCTTTCCAGTCATATCAACCCCAATGATCCCAGCTAGGGTGCCAGCTGTATTAGAGACACCCATTACAATTCCTGCATATTTGGGTGCAATATCCATATGATTCACCGCAAACCCAGCCCTTCCGAGCGCCAAGAAACCAAGAGCCACAGAAGAACAGAAAATGGCTCCAGCTGATGTTCTGAAGATTGGTAGTGCCATCAATGCAAGAGAAGAGACTATAAATCCTACAGTGTTCAAGAACTTCCTAGTTTTAGTCACGGACATTATTCTTTTGGTGATCAAGTGGTCAGCAAGAACCCCACCGATATTTGagaatatgaacatgttgaaataAGGCAACATCTTAGAAGAACCCATTTCCTGAAGACTGAGCTGGAGGCCCAGCTCAAAGTATGTTGGCAGCCAGTTCATTAATACATAAAGGGCATAGTGGAATGTGAAATTATTTACCACGATTGCCCAAACAGGCCTGCTGGCTAAAATTCTCTTCCACGGGATTTCGGAAGTTCTGGCTGTGGTTCCTCCATTCTCCACTTTTATCTTCTGACTTGCTTTGGTAGGTAATAAAGATTCTCCAAAACCAGTGGCAGTGGCTTTCTGATGCTCAGATCGAGGGGGTCAGTTGCATATTTAAACCAAAAGAAAGACCAGATGACACCTAATGCTGCTTCTGCAATAAATACAGATTGGGGACCTCTGAACTTCACCAGGCTAGGAAGGACAAGCATTCCCATAGCTGCACCTAGGTACATCCCCGAAGTTGTAAGCGAAACAGATCTTGACCTCTCATGTGGTGGTACCCACTGTGCTAGGACAGTGTGAATAGAAGGGAAGATGAAACCTTGTGCCACACCAACGAGCAAGCGAGCAACAACCAAGATAGTGACTCTATTGGGATCTAGTGGAACCAAAAAACATGTTGATGACCATAAAACGAATGAGAGAAGAAGAACCTGCCTTCCCCCGATCTTTTGAGCCGCCCATCCCCCAGGTACCTGAGAACAAGCATAACCGTAATAGAATGTTGATAGTATTGTCCCTTTGCTTGATTGGTTAATCCCAGCAGCATCAGCTGCAACTGTGTATGCTATGGAGAAACCCACACGTTCTATATAACATACACATGTGCTGACAAAGGTTAAAAGGACAATTAAGTATCGCTTTGGGAATTTCATCGACTTCATAATTCACTTTTATATAGGAATCTTTATTTTGTCAACTGTCTTCAAACAAATCAACTATCTAACTTAGGCTTTCGACCCCAATTAACAAGCATTTCATCAAGACAGCAGTTTCTTCGTCACTGCCTCATAGCTTCAATAAACTCCCAAGGCCTGGgcggaaaaaaaaaatcattcaaatatttaaaatgcGGGACAAAGCACCATCAAATCAGCTTGCAAAAGCTAAATGTTACGTAGGCATAAGTCAAGAAGGAATCCCTGCTTGATTTGCTTTATTAGTGAAAGTTCAAGTGAAAACCTTCACTAACTTGACTTCTTAGGGATGGATGACACAAAAAAATGGTCCAAGATAtcagataaaaaaaattgttatgacCATGAAAAGAGTTTCCCCAGCATATCTCACCCAAAATATCGAATCCACAAATAGAAAAAGGGATAGAAATGACATCCATATTTAGACACAAGTAAAAGTTTACAAGCTGCAGTGTTTGCAAAAGCCAATCATGGAAATATTGGTCAACAGATTGTTACAGCACATCAAAATCTTGTTGTAAAAGATTGTTGATATTAGCAAGAAGTAAACTTTGGCCTCTAGCCTCAACAAGTAATGTGATAAGAGAAGTTTCCAACCTAAGTtaagtgttaaaaaaaatcatataaaaggaaaaagaaaatggggGAAGCAAATGTTTTAGTCGTTCACATCTGAGCCTAAGAATCAAAAGAAGTTTATAAGAAGAAACTCATTAACAGACATTACAAACACTAGGCTAAAAACAAACAGATCTGATAATATCGGTCAAACCATCTAGCCAATGGAACTGATTGGCCAAGAAATTTACATTAGACGTTTCGAACTTTATGAACTTTGAACAACGGATGAGGACCAGCATTTGCAACTCCATGACACCATGatattttaccattaaaattgggtttaaaattttaatcaatatctTGTGAAGTACATTGATTCAATTATGTTAACCATTGTATCAAATATCTACTACCTGAATGAACTAATCCACCCAGTACTAacaaattcaagaacaaaacaaaCATTTTCAAGCCCAGTCCAAATACAAGAAGAAATGATCACTTCGGATCTCATCATATGAAACGGGGATCAAATAATCAAAGAGCTGAGTTTCAGTTAAAATTCGTTTTCTTTCCGTAAATGAACGAgaaaaacaaaaacccaaaaaatctTAGTAACAAACAATCC from Gossypium hirsutum isolate 1008001.06 chromosome A04, Gossypium_hirsutum_v2.1, whole genome shotgun sequence includes:
- the LOC107943862 gene encoding LOW QUALITY PROTEIN: probable anion transporter 5 (The sequence of the model RefSeq protein was modified relative to this genomic sequence to represent the inferred CDS: inserted 1 base in 1 codon) encodes the protein MKSMKFPKRYLIVLLTFVSTCVCYIERVGFSIAYTVAADAAGINQSSKGTILSTFYYGYACSQVPGGWAAQKIGGRQVLLLSFVLWSSTCFLVPLDPNRVTILVVARLLVGVAQGFIFPSIHTVLAQWVPPHERSRSVSLTTSGMYLGAAMGMLVLPSLVKFRGPQSVFIAEAALGVIWSFFWFKYATXPPRSEHQKATATGFGESLLPTKASQKIKVENGGTTARTSEIPWKRILASRPVWAIVVNNFTFHYALYVLMNWLPTYFELGLQLSLQEMGSSKMLPYFNMFIFSNIGGVLADHLITKRIMSVTKTRKFLNTVGFIVSSLALMALPIFRTSAGAIFCSSVALGFLALGRAGFAVNHMDIAPKYAGIVMGVSNTAGTLAGIIGVDMTGKLLEAAKAEYSDLSSPESWRTVFVIPGLLCVFSSFIFLLFSTGERIFD